A DNA window from Mus pahari chromosome 13, PAHARI_EIJ_v1.1, whole genome shotgun sequence contains the following coding sequences:
- the Kiaa1211 gene encoding cancer-related regulator of actin dynamics isoform X3 — MGEQKVSRQFKQCHRTTSWAKSKLFSRLSSMFLRQLGKNIKFGQRPSNAIPMKKAGSADASSEEDFVLTSPMEIVTQQDIVPSDAENKSSDTPSSSSPLNLPEAGSDMEEKVAPVKPSRPKRHLSSAGTIESVNLDAIPLAIARLDNSAARHKLSVKPKNQRVSRKHRWLAQDRQNEPGSFESQSSLDQNGQLGEDKHIWHGEEPEPLESHEEKRLQEEYWRELEAKCKRQKAEAAEKRRQEEQRRQALERRLWEENLRQELLEEEEDGEESDEVVLQPKAGKAPPEEGRQSGPEEQRCAEQELGGADDPARLEAEERRREQEETERQEEELRQREAERQAEEARQCEAERQAEEARQCEAEKQEEELRQREEAEKQEKLRQRDAESQEEELRQHEAERQRAQEEDAKRILQEEEEEEEEEEEAKRIEELNGREKETPEPLEGPQSPEGESQSWLTDDTNQRSPLQWDLEKPGEREDLESAGQREITEEPRGEVEPAEQSGDLGAHCGGVDGEEKETAQIDSPQPQERHIEGTPALEENEATVADIDRKVEELRWQEVDERQTMPRPYTFQVSSGSRQILFPKVNLSPVTPAKDASLAPAAQEPPAPRGAASHALPSALSIPHTAILVTGAQLCGPAVNLSQIKDTACKSLLGLSEEKRPVDVPTVESRAGSGKARPAPESPSNAAALAEWASIRSRILKNSEGDQRGDREPARAGDEPAPRARCDSRGNVRRTPPVNAKFSIMPAWQKFSDSSTEIFRQSLDGESGRKRPGLAPSEETTPQPHAAAQQEVSQEPPDTTDGCKFAKDLPSFLVPGLPSPQKAASRTESTTTVDSETTSDVGSPDPAMPGGEEKASPFGIKLRRTNYSLRFHCDQQAEQKKKKRHSSTGDSVDGPTPATGSASGERGPEATGLKHGSSLPQERKPALSPRKDSAESHSSGHYVVVAQSGLPPASGQTPAPEQDKAASKMPSMQKPALAPKPASQTPPSSPLSKLSRPHIVELLARRAGKLDSEPSETAKESSDNQPPTPSLPEELKGQKRDEKDVPEKKPASPPLPASQQERPSLTPETGRKEKPVLQSRHSLDGSKVTEKVETAQPLWITLALQKQKGFREQQATREERKQAREAKQAEKLSKETVGVSLQPGGSRASKAAPVHKPAAPSEEKKPETAVSRLQRREQLKKSNTLPTSVTVEISDSAPSAPLVKEVTKRFSTPDAAPVSTEPAWLALAKRKAKAWSDCPQIIK, encoded by the exons ATGGGGGAGCAGAAAGTGAGCAGACAGTTCAAGCAATGTCACAGGACAACATCCTGGGCAAAGTCAAAACTCTTCAG TCGACTAAGCAGTATGTTCCTG CGACAGTTGGGCAAGAATATCAAGTTTGGGCAGCGGCCATCGAACGCCATTCCCATGAAGAAGGCAGGCAGTGCAGACGCTAGCTCAGAGGAGGACTTCGTCCTCACCAGTCCCATGGAGATTGTGACTCAGCAGGATATTGTCCCCTCAGATGCGGAGAACAAA TCCAGCGATACACCAAGTTCCTCAAGTCCTCTGAATCTACCTGAAGCCGGAAGTGACATGGAAGAGAAG GTTGCTCCAGTTAAACCCTCTCGGCCAAAAAGGCACTTGTCTTCCGCCGGCACCATCGAAAGTGTCAACCTCGATGCCATTCCCCTGGCTATCGCTCGTCTGGACAACAGTGCTGCCAGGCACAAACTCTCCGTGAAGCCAAAAAACCAGAGGGTGTCAAGGAAGCACAGGTGGCTTGCCCAG GACCGACAGAATGAACCGGGCAGCTTTGAGAGTCAGTCCTCCCTGGACCAGAAcgggcagctaggagaagacaaGCACATTTGGCACGGAGAAGAGCCCGAACCTTTGGAATCCCACGAAGAGAAAAGACTTCAGGAAGAGTACTGGCGGGAACTTGAAGCCAAGTGCAAACGACAAAAAGCCGAAGCCGCTGAGAAGAGGCGCCAGGAAGAGCAGAGGCGGCAGGCGCTGGAGAGGAGGCTTTGGGAGGAGAACCTCAGACAGgagctgctggaggaggaggaggacggggAGGAGAGCGATGAGGTGGTTCTGCAGCCGAAGGCAGGGAAGGCACCTCCAGAGGAAGGGCGCCAGTCTGGTCCAGAGGAACAGCGCTGTGCAGAGCAAGAGCTGGGGGGAGCCGATGATCCCGCTCGCCTGGAGGCAGAAGAGCGCAGGCGTGAGCAGGAAGAGACCGAGAGGCAAGAGGAGGAACTGAGGCAGCGGGAGGccgagaggcaggcagaggaagcaaggcaATGCGAGGCCGAGAGGCAGGCGGAGGAAGCAAGACAATGCGAGGccgagaagcaggaggaggaattGAGGCAACGCGAGGAGgctgagaagcaggagaaactgaggcagcgcGATGCTGAAAGCCAAGAGGAGGAACTAAGGCAGCATGAGGCGGAGAGGCAGCGCGCTCAGGAGGAGGACGCCAAGAGAATactgcaggaggaggaggaggaggaggaggaggaggaggaagccaagcGCATAGAAGAGCTGAACGGTCGGGAAAAGGAGACACCAGAGCCGCTGGAAGGTCCGCAGAGTccagaaggagagagccagtctTGGCTAACGGATGACACTAACCAGCGAAGCCCACTGCAGTGGGACCTTGAGAAGCCAGGGGAACGAGAAGACCTGGAATCCGCAGGGCAGAGAGAGATCACGGAGGAGCCGAGAGGAGAGGTTGAGCCAGCCGAGCAGAGCGGAGACTTGGGCGCGCACTGCGGTGGTGtggatggggaagagaaagaaaccgCTCAGATAGACAGTCCCCAGCCGCAGGAGAGACATATAGAAGGAACACCGGCCCTGGAGGAGAATGAGGCTACTGTGGCAGACATAGACCGGAAGGTGGAGGAGCTCCGGTGGCAGGAGGTGGACGAGCGGCAGACCATGCCCCGGCCCTACACCTTCCAGGTATCCTCCGGGAGTAGGCAGATTCTCTTCCCCAAAGTCAACCTGAGCCCGGTAACACCCGCGAAGGACGCAAGCCTGGCCCCAGCGGCCCAGGAACCGCCTGCGCCCCGCGGTGCCGCCTCTCACGCCCTGCCGTCAGCACTGAGCATCCCACACACGGCCATTCTGGTCACCGGAGCGCAGCTCTGCGGCCCGGCGGTCAACCTGAGCCAGATCAAGGACACGGCGTGCAAGTCCCTCCTGGGGCTGTCAGAAGAAAAGCGCCCTGTGGACGTCCCCACCGTGGAGTCCAGGGCCGGCAGTGGGAAGGCCAGGCCTGCCCCAGAGTCACCAAGCAATGCAGCCGCGCTAGCCGAGTGGGCTTCCATTCGATCCAGAATCCTGAAGAACTCGGAGGGCGACCAGCGTGGCGACAGAGAGCCGGCCAGAGCCGGGGACGAGCCAGCGCCTCGAGCGCGGTGCGATTCCCGAGGGAACGTGCGCAGGACGCCGCCAGTCAACGCCAAGTTctccatcatgcctgcctggcagAAGTTCTCAGACAGCAGCACAGAGATCTTCAGACAGAGCCTGGACGGGGAGAGCGGAAGGAAAAGGCCGGGGCTAGCGCCCAGCGAAGAGACAACACCCCAGCCTCATGCGGCGGCTCAGCAAGAGGTAAGCCAAGAGCCACCAGACACCACAGACGGATGCAAATTTGCCAAAGACCTTCCATCTTTCCTCGTTCCAGGCCTGCCTTCTCCGCAGAAAGCTGCGTCCCGTACGGAGTCCACGACCACTGTGGACAGCGAGACCACGAGTGACGTGGGAAGCCCAGACCCTGCGATGCCAGGAGGCGAGGAAAAGGCCTCGCCCTTTGGAATAAAATTGAGGAGGACCAACTACTCCTTGCGCTTCCACTGTGACCAACAGGCcgaacagaagaagaaaaagaggcacAGCAGCACAGGAGACAGTGTGGATGGGCCCACCCCCGCAACTGGGAGTGCCTCTGGAGAGAGAGGGCCTGAAGCCACGGGCCTCAAGCATGGCTCGTCCCTTCCCCAGGAGAGAAAGCCAGCCCTATCGCCTCGGAAGGACTCTGCTGAAAGCCATTCTAGCGGTCACTATGTTGttgtagcccagtctggtctaccaCCGGCCAGTGGCCAGACCCCAGCTCCAGAGCAAGACAAGGCAGCAAGCAAAATGCCATCCATGCAGAAGCCGGCCCTGGCTCCCAAGCCTGCCAGCCAGACCCCACCTTCATCCCCACTCTCCAAATTGAGCAGACCTCACATAGTAGAGCTTCTTGCTAGGCGAGCTGGGAAGCTCGACTCCGAGCCCAGTGAGACTGCCAAGGAGAGCAGTGATAACCAGCCACCCACACCATCCCTGccggaggagctgaaggggcagAAGAGGGATGAGAAAGATGTGCCAGAAAAGAAGCCCGCTTCCCCGCCTCTGCCAGCCAGTCAGCAAGAGAGACCTTCGCTAACTCCTGAAACAGGTAGAAAAG agaaacctgtgCTTCAGAGCAGGCACTCTCTCGATGGCTCCAAGGTGACAGAGAAAGTTGAAACTGCTCAGCCGCTGTGGATAACATTGGCACTCCAGAAGCAGAAGGGATTCCGAGAGCAGCAAGCAACTCGGGAAGAGAGGAAACAAGCCCGGGAGGCCAAGCAAGCAGAAAAGCTCTCCAAAGAGACC GTCGGTGTCAGCCTACAGCCCGGAGGCAGCCGGGCAAGCAAAGCTGCTCCCGTGCACAAACCTGCTGCTCCGTCTGAAGAGAAAAAGCCAGAAACGGCTGTGTCCAGGCTGCAGCGCAGAGAACAGCTGAAGAAGTCCAACACTCTGCCCACGTCTGTGACAG TGGAGATCTCAGACTCTGCGCCCTCAGCACCACTGGTAAAAGAGGTCACCAAGAGGTTCTCCACCCCAGATGCTGCCCCCGTGTCCACAGAACCTGCCTGGCTGGCTTTGgccaaaaggaaagcaaaggcctGGAGCGACTGTCCGCAAATTATTAAGTAA
- the Kiaa1211 gene encoding cancer-related regulator of actin dynamics isoform X4, producing the protein MKKAGSADASSEEDFVLTSPMEIVTQQDIVPSDAENKSSDTPSSSSPLNLPEAGSDMEEKVAPVKPSRPKRHLSSAGTIESVNLDAIPLAIARLDNSAARHKLSVKPKNQRVSRKHRWLAQDRQNEPGSFESQSSLDQNGQLGEDKHIWHGEEPEPLESHEEKRLQEEYWRELEAKCKRQKAEAAEKRRQEEQRRQALERRLWEENLRQELLEEEEDGEESDEVVLQPKAGKAPPEEGRQSGPEEQRCAEQELGGADDPARLEAEERRREQEETERQEEELRQREAERQAEEARQCEAERQAEEARQCEAEKQEEELRQREEAEKQEKLRQRDAESQEEELRQHEAERQRAQEEDAKRILQEEEEEEEEEEEAKRIEELNGREKETPEPLEGPQSPEGESQSWLTDDTNQRSPLQWDLEKPGEREDLESAGQREITEEPRGEVEPAEQSGDLGAHCGGVDGEEKETAQIDSPQPQERHIEGTPALEENEATVADIDRKVEELRWQEVDERQTMPRPYTFQVSSGSRQILFPKVNLSPVTPAKDASLAPAAQEPPAPRGAASHALPSALSIPHTAILVTGAQLCGPAVNLSQIKDTACKSLLGLSEEKRPVDVPTVESRAGSGKARPAPESPSNAAALAEWASIRSRILKNSEGDQRGDREPARAGDEPAPRARCDSRGNVRRTPPVNAKFSIMPAWQKFSDSSTEIFRQSLDGESGRKRPGLAPSEETTPQPHAAAQQEVSQEPPDTTDGCKFAKDLPSFLVPGLPSPQKAASRTESTTTVDSETTSDVGSPDPAMPGGEEKASPFGIKLRRTNYSLRFHCDQQAEQKKKKRHSSTGDSVDGPTPATGSASGERGPEATGLKHGSSLPQERKPALSPRKDSAESHSSGHYVVVAQSGLPPASGQTPAPEQDKAASKMPSMQKPALAPKPASQTPPSSPLSKLSRPHIVELLARRAGKLDSEPSETAKESSDNQPPTPSLPEELKGQKRDEKDVPEKKPASPPLPASQQERPSLTPETGRKEKPVLQSRHSLDGSKVTEKVETAQPLWITLALQKQKGFREQQATREERKQAREAKQAEKLSKETVGVSLQPGGSRASKAAPVHKPAAPSEEKKPETAVSRLQRREQLKKSNTLPTSVTVEISDSAPSAPLVKEVTKRFSTPDAAPVSTEPAWLALAKRKAKAWSDCPQIIK; encoded by the exons ATGAAGAAGGCAGGCAGTGCAGACGCTAGCTCAGAGGAGGACTTCGTCCTCACCAGTCCCATGGAGATTGTGACTCAGCAGGATATTGTCCCCTCAGATGCGGAGAACAAA TCCAGCGATACACCAAGTTCCTCAAGTCCTCTGAATCTACCTGAAGCCGGAAGTGACATGGAAGAGAAG GTTGCTCCAGTTAAACCCTCTCGGCCAAAAAGGCACTTGTCTTCCGCCGGCACCATCGAAAGTGTCAACCTCGATGCCATTCCCCTGGCTATCGCTCGTCTGGACAACAGTGCTGCCAGGCACAAACTCTCCGTGAAGCCAAAAAACCAGAGGGTGTCAAGGAAGCACAGGTGGCTTGCCCAG GACCGACAGAATGAACCGGGCAGCTTTGAGAGTCAGTCCTCCCTGGACCAGAAcgggcagctaggagaagacaaGCACATTTGGCACGGAGAAGAGCCCGAACCTTTGGAATCCCACGAAGAGAAAAGACTTCAGGAAGAGTACTGGCGGGAACTTGAAGCCAAGTGCAAACGACAAAAAGCCGAAGCCGCTGAGAAGAGGCGCCAGGAAGAGCAGAGGCGGCAGGCGCTGGAGAGGAGGCTTTGGGAGGAGAACCTCAGACAGgagctgctggaggaggaggaggacggggAGGAGAGCGATGAGGTGGTTCTGCAGCCGAAGGCAGGGAAGGCACCTCCAGAGGAAGGGCGCCAGTCTGGTCCAGAGGAACAGCGCTGTGCAGAGCAAGAGCTGGGGGGAGCCGATGATCCCGCTCGCCTGGAGGCAGAAGAGCGCAGGCGTGAGCAGGAAGAGACCGAGAGGCAAGAGGAGGAACTGAGGCAGCGGGAGGccgagaggcaggcagaggaagcaaggcaATGCGAGGCCGAGAGGCAGGCGGAGGAAGCAAGACAATGCGAGGccgagaagcaggaggaggaattGAGGCAACGCGAGGAGgctgagaagcaggagaaactgaggcagcgcGATGCTGAAAGCCAAGAGGAGGAACTAAGGCAGCATGAGGCGGAGAGGCAGCGCGCTCAGGAGGAGGACGCCAAGAGAATactgcaggaggaggaggaggaggaggaggaggaggaggaagccaagcGCATAGAAGAGCTGAACGGTCGGGAAAAGGAGACACCAGAGCCGCTGGAAGGTCCGCAGAGTccagaaggagagagccagtctTGGCTAACGGATGACACTAACCAGCGAAGCCCACTGCAGTGGGACCTTGAGAAGCCAGGGGAACGAGAAGACCTGGAATCCGCAGGGCAGAGAGAGATCACGGAGGAGCCGAGAGGAGAGGTTGAGCCAGCCGAGCAGAGCGGAGACTTGGGCGCGCACTGCGGTGGTGtggatggggaagagaaagaaaccgCTCAGATAGACAGTCCCCAGCCGCAGGAGAGACATATAGAAGGAACACCGGCCCTGGAGGAGAATGAGGCTACTGTGGCAGACATAGACCGGAAGGTGGAGGAGCTCCGGTGGCAGGAGGTGGACGAGCGGCAGACCATGCCCCGGCCCTACACCTTCCAGGTATCCTCCGGGAGTAGGCAGATTCTCTTCCCCAAAGTCAACCTGAGCCCGGTAACACCCGCGAAGGACGCAAGCCTGGCCCCAGCGGCCCAGGAACCGCCTGCGCCCCGCGGTGCCGCCTCTCACGCCCTGCCGTCAGCACTGAGCATCCCACACACGGCCATTCTGGTCACCGGAGCGCAGCTCTGCGGCCCGGCGGTCAACCTGAGCCAGATCAAGGACACGGCGTGCAAGTCCCTCCTGGGGCTGTCAGAAGAAAAGCGCCCTGTGGACGTCCCCACCGTGGAGTCCAGGGCCGGCAGTGGGAAGGCCAGGCCTGCCCCAGAGTCACCAAGCAATGCAGCCGCGCTAGCCGAGTGGGCTTCCATTCGATCCAGAATCCTGAAGAACTCGGAGGGCGACCAGCGTGGCGACAGAGAGCCGGCCAGAGCCGGGGACGAGCCAGCGCCTCGAGCGCGGTGCGATTCCCGAGGGAACGTGCGCAGGACGCCGCCAGTCAACGCCAAGTTctccatcatgcctgcctggcagAAGTTCTCAGACAGCAGCACAGAGATCTTCAGACAGAGCCTGGACGGGGAGAGCGGAAGGAAAAGGCCGGGGCTAGCGCCCAGCGAAGAGACAACACCCCAGCCTCATGCGGCGGCTCAGCAAGAGGTAAGCCAAGAGCCACCAGACACCACAGACGGATGCAAATTTGCCAAAGACCTTCCATCTTTCCTCGTTCCAGGCCTGCCTTCTCCGCAGAAAGCTGCGTCCCGTACGGAGTCCACGACCACTGTGGACAGCGAGACCACGAGTGACGTGGGAAGCCCAGACCCTGCGATGCCAGGAGGCGAGGAAAAGGCCTCGCCCTTTGGAATAAAATTGAGGAGGACCAACTACTCCTTGCGCTTCCACTGTGACCAACAGGCcgaacagaagaagaaaaagaggcacAGCAGCACAGGAGACAGTGTGGATGGGCCCACCCCCGCAACTGGGAGTGCCTCTGGAGAGAGAGGGCCTGAAGCCACGGGCCTCAAGCATGGCTCGTCCCTTCCCCAGGAGAGAAAGCCAGCCCTATCGCCTCGGAAGGACTCTGCTGAAAGCCATTCTAGCGGTCACTATGTTGttgtagcccagtctggtctaccaCCGGCCAGTGGCCAGACCCCAGCTCCAGAGCAAGACAAGGCAGCAAGCAAAATGCCATCCATGCAGAAGCCGGCCCTGGCTCCCAAGCCTGCCAGCCAGACCCCACCTTCATCCCCACTCTCCAAATTGAGCAGACCTCACATAGTAGAGCTTCTTGCTAGGCGAGCTGGGAAGCTCGACTCCGAGCCCAGTGAGACTGCCAAGGAGAGCAGTGATAACCAGCCACCCACACCATCCCTGccggaggagctgaaggggcagAAGAGGGATGAGAAAGATGTGCCAGAAAAGAAGCCCGCTTCCCCGCCTCTGCCAGCCAGTCAGCAAGAGAGACCTTCGCTAACTCCTGAAACAGGTAGAAAAG agaaacctgtgCTTCAGAGCAGGCACTCTCTCGATGGCTCCAAGGTGACAGAGAAAGTTGAAACTGCTCAGCCGCTGTGGATAACATTGGCACTCCAGAAGCAGAAGGGATTCCGAGAGCAGCAAGCAACTCGGGAAGAGAGGAAACAAGCCCGGGAGGCCAAGCAAGCAGAAAAGCTCTCCAAAGAGACC GTCGGTGTCAGCCTACAGCCCGGAGGCAGCCGGGCAAGCAAAGCTGCTCCCGTGCACAAACCTGCTGCTCCGTCTGAAGAGAAAAAGCCAGAAACGGCTGTGTCCAGGCTGCAGCGCAGAGAACAGCTGAAGAAGTCCAACACTCTGCCCACGTCTGTGACAG TGGAGATCTCAGACTCTGCGCCCTCAGCACCACTGGTAAAAGAGGTCACCAAGAGGTTCTCCACCCCAGATGCTGCCCCCGTGTCCACAGAACCTGCCTGGCTGGCTTTGgccaaaaggaaagcaaaggcctGGAGCGACTGTCCGCAAATTATTAAGTAA